The following are encoded together in the Primulina tabacum isolate GXHZ01 chromosome 18, ASM2559414v2, whole genome shotgun sequence genome:
- the LOC142532671 gene encoding uncharacterized protein LOC142532671: MATLYTSCSSCYNSTSRVSRSINPRALFPKSSSPFLISLSRTKPNRSLKAKASRNKSNDTSIPAKKNELAKEEEEEVEEELPWIQDKALDLVEFTGSVTQAIPGPRVGSSTLPWILAVPLAYVGITFVIAFVKTVRKFNSPREKRRKLVNKNALLCKSIDELFEKGINEAGPSALVELAQKTGFNMEEILRKYIRYVLNEKPFNPDLIANLIQLREKSMLDDSQVAGILNEISKRIVAEKGPVVMDMSGYSEKGFKRKLAVQALFGKIFYLAELPEFCAKDSSLTVKEIFGVADEDAEKLRLHTVSDVGDLNSLEKMIDDDSDKEDENNESSELP; the protein is encoded by the exons ATGGCAACCCTTTACACTAGCTGCAGCTCTTGTTACAATTCCACAAGCAGAGTTTCTCGTTCGATCAATCCCCGTGCATTGTTTCCCAAATCCTCGTCCCCTTTTCTCATTTCATTGTCGAGAACGAAACCCAATCGTTCTTTGAAGGCGAAAGCATCTCGAAACAAGTCTAACGACACCAGTATTCCCGCTAAGAAGAATGAACTGGCAAAGGAGGAGGAAGAGGAAGTAGAGGAGGAGCTGCCATGGATACAGGATAAGGCTCTGGATTTGGTGGAATTCACTGGCTCCGTCACTCAGGCCATTCCAGGTCCGCGTGTCGGCAGTAGCACCCTTCCATGGATTCTGGCTGTTCCCTTGGCTTATGTCGGCATCACTTTTGTAATTGCCTTTGTAAAGACTGTTCGGAAGTTCAATTCCCCGCGGGAGAAGCGCCGCAAATTG GTCAATAAAAATGCTTTGCTTTGCAAATCTATAGATGAGCTGTTTGAGAAGGGGATCAATGAAGCAGGCCCATCAGCTTTAGTGGAACTGGCACAAAAG ACAGGTTTTAACATGGAGGAGATATTGCGCAAATACATTCGGTACGTGTTGAATGAAAAGCCTTTTAATCCAGATCTGATAGCAAATTTGATCCAGCTCAGGGAAAAATCAATGTTGGATGATTCCCAAGTGGCTGGAATTTTGAATGAGATTTCAAAAAGAATCGTGGCAGAAAAAG GTCCTGTTGTCATGGATATGTCTGGATATTCTGAAAAGGGGTTCAAAAGAAAACTCGCTGTACAAGCTCTTTTTGGAAAGATTTTTTATCTGGCTGAG CTACCCGAATTCTGTGCAAAGGATAGCTCCCTCACCGTCAaagaaatatttggagtagcaGA TGAGGATGCAGAGAAGCTTAGGTTACACACAGTTTCAGATGTCGGGGATCTGAATTCACTAGAGAAGATGATTGACGACGATTCAGATAAAGAGGATGAGAACAATGAGTCGTCTGAATTGCCTTGA